A genomic segment from Elusimicrobiales bacterium encodes:
- a CDS encoding tetratricopeptide repeat protein, with the protein MTKTEKAKRLLDADKPSPALKLLDGQGGFEARYLKAEAARMLGRFGPAAAQYESARKLARGGQNAACLLGLAKCLRASGLAVRAIAACRAAAKAARGDAQLQTQCELELALALRARGELRPAMKLLDALFSRFAAEKDYSAMGYVCWARGGIYRLEGDFGRSIAQFGLSAKYSAGDRAALGYAWFGLGGVCRVAGDVASSEKYYRMAEKIFRGSDDAFGKAYASCGLANALRQKGDLSAALRLYRKADRLYSGIGDRPDLGFVRWGIGNILLKRGAVKSALAEFMKARALFSGSDEKRGEILSRLSAAQCLYLLGRKPRAVAEYDRAVADAKSCGLCAYLETFT; encoded by the coding sequence ATGACAAAAACGGAAAAAGCGAAACGGCTTCTTGACGCGGACAAACCCTCTCCCGCGCTGAAGCTGCTGGACGGGCAGGGCGGTTTTGAGGCGCGGTATCTGAAAGCGGAGGCGGCCAGAATGCTGGGCCGCTTCGGCCCGGCGGCGGCGCAGTACGAAAGCGCGCGGAAGCTGGCCCGCGGCGGCCAAAACGCCGCCTGTCTGCTGGGGCTTGCCAAATGCCTGCGCGCATCCGGGCTTGCCGTTCGCGCGATTGCCGCTTGCCGCGCCGCCGCCAAAGCCGCGCGCGGCGACGCGCAGCTTCAAACCCAGTGCGAACTGGAGCTTGCGCTGGCCCTGCGCGCCAGAGGCGAACTCAGGCCCGCCATGAAACTGCTGGACGCGCTGTTTTCCCGTTTTGCGGCGGAAAAAGATTATTCCGCCATGGGCTATGTCTGCTGGGCGCGGGGCGGCATTTACCGGCTGGAGGGGGATTTCGGGCGCTCAATCGCGCAGTTTGGGCTGTCCGCCAAATACTCGGCGGGCGACAGGGCCGCGCTGGGATACGCGTGGTTCGGGCTGGGCGGGGTGTGCCGGGTGGCCGGCGACGTGGCCTCTTCCGAAAAATACTACCGCATGGCGGAGAAAATTTTCCGCGGCTCCGACGATGCTTTTGGCAAAGCCTATGCAAGCTGCGGCCTGGCCAACGCGCTGCGCCAGAAAGGCGATCTCTCCGCCGCGCTGCGGCTGTACCGGAAGGCGGACAGGCTGTATTCCGGCATAGGCGACAGGCCGGACCTGGGCTTTGTGCGCTGGGGAATCGGAAACATACTGCTAAAGCGCGGCGCGGTGAAATCCGCGCTGGCGGAGTTTATGAAGGCGCGGGCGCTTTTCTCCGGCTCCGACGAGAAGCGGGGCGAGATTTTAAGCCGGCTTTCCGCCGCGCAATGCCTGTACCTGCTGGGCCGCAAGCCCCGCGCCGTCGCCGAGTACGACCGCGCCGTCGCGGACGCGAAATCCTGCGGCCTTTGCGCGTATCTGGAAACTTTCACCTGA